Proteins encoded within one genomic window of Streptomyces sp. NBC_01314:
- a CDS encoding alkaline phosphatase: MTLTPHRSTQPRSSHAPELRAAARHFDRRRFLTVTGAAAALAFATNLPAAGAAAAATLDARQITDDPFTLGVASGDPHPTSVLLWTRLAPAPYQPDGGLPAERVAVQWELARDERFRHIVRRGTATAHPEFHHTVHVEAGLLAPGRVYYYRFRTGTWISETGRTRTAPGHLTGSTALSFAAVSCQRYDQGYYTAYRHLADEDLDVVFHLGDYLYEYAVNSVGGARNYTDRVLPDVFNHETVTLEDYRLRYALHKTDPDQRAAHAAHPFVVTWDDHETENNYAGDNPDGGVPSEEFLLRRAAAYRAYWENQPLRRPQRPDGPDMKLYRRFRWGRLAQFDILDTRQYRSNQAQGDGWQIPGPESADPARTMTGTTQERWLLDGWDRSDAIWNVLPQQVTFSQRRNAVGDVYKVSMDSWDGYPASRERLLAGADAAGIENLMVLTGDVHVGYAFDIKRDFDDRSSRTVGTELVASSVSSGGNGSDRPANWDTYMTANPHMRFYNGRRGYTTVTLDRRSARADFKAVPYVTTTGAGISTVASFAVEAGKPGLTPV; this comes from the coding sequence ATGACACTCACACCCCACAGGTCGACGCAGCCCCGCTCGTCCCACGCGCCCGAACTCCGCGCCGCGGCGCGGCACTTCGACCGCCGCCGCTTCCTCACCGTCACGGGAGCCGCCGCCGCGCTCGCCTTCGCCACCAACCTCCCCGCGGCCGGTGCCGCGGCCGCCGCCACGCTCGACGCCCGGCAGATCACCGATGACCCCTTCACCCTCGGCGTGGCCTCCGGCGACCCGCACCCCACCTCCGTGCTCCTGTGGACCCGGCTCGCCCCCGCCCCGTACCAGCCCGACGGCGGGCTGCCCGCCGAACGCGTCGCCGTCCAATGGGAACTGGCCCGTGACGAGAGATTCCGACACATCGTCAGACGCGGCACCGCCACCGCCCACCCCGAGTTCCACCACACAGTCCACGTCGAGGCCGGCCTCCTCGCCCCCGGCCGCGTCTACTACTACCGCTTCCGCACCGGCACCTGGATCAGCGAGACCGGCCGCACCCGCACCGCCCCCGGTCACCTGACCGGCTCCACCGCGCTCTCCTTCGCGGCCGTCTCCTGCCAGCGGTACGACCAGGGCTACTACACGGCCTACCGGCACCTCGCGGACGAGGACCTCGACGTCGTCTTCCACCTCGGGGACTACCTCTACGAGTACGCCGTGAACTCCGTGGGTGGCGCCCGCAACTACACCGACCGCGTCCTGCCCGACGTCTTCAACCACGAGACGGTCACCCTGGAGGACTACCGACTGCGGTACGCCCTCCACAAGACCGACCCCGACCAGCGGGCCGCCCACGCCGCGCACCCCTTCGTCGTCACCTGGGACGACCACGAGACCGAGAACAACTACGCGGGCGACAACCCCGACGGCGGCGTGCCCTCCGAGGAGTTCCTGCTGCGCCGCGCCGCCGCCTACCGGGCCTACTGGGAGAACCAGCCGCTGCGCCGCCCTCAGCGCCCCGACGGACCCGACATGAAGCTCTACCGCCGCTTCCGGTGGGGCCGCCTCGCCCAGTTCGACATACTCGACACCCGCCAGTACCGCTCCAACCAGGCGCAGGGGGACGGCTGGCAGATCCCAGGCCCGGAGTCCGCCGACCCGGCGCGCACGATGACGGGCACCACGCAGGAGCGCTGGCTCCTCGACGGCTGGGACCGGTCCGACGCGATCTGGAACGTCCTCCCCCAGCAGGTCACCTTCTCCCAGCGCCGCAACGCCGTCGGCGACGTCTACAAGGTGTCGATGGACTCCTGGGACGGCTATCCGGCCTCCCGTGAACGCCTCCTCGCCGGCGCGGACGCCGCCGGCATCGAGAACCTCATGGTCCTCACGGGCGACGTCCACGTCGGCTACGCCTTCGACATCAAACGCGACTTCGACGACCGCTCGTCCCGGACCGTCGGCACGGAACTCGTCGCCAGCTCCGTCAGCAGCGGCGGCAACGGCTCCGACAGGCCCGCCAACTGGGACACCTACATGACCGCCAACCCCCACATGCGCTTCTACAACGGCCGCCGCGGCTACACGACCGTCACGCTCGACCGCCGGTCCGCCCGCGCCGACTTCAAGGCCGTCCCGTACGTGACGACGACGGGGGCCGGGATCTCGACGGTGGCATCCTTCGCGGTGGAGGCGGGCAAGCCGGGGCTCACGCCGGTGTAG
- a CDS encoding SDR family oxidoreductase encodes MKVKGTKIAIVTGAGSGIGRAVAVELLRAGWSVALAGRREEKLAESAAEAGVTAAAGSGSGTGTGSDAGAGAPEALCVRTDVSRPGDVDALLAAVRDRFGRLDLLFNNAGTFGPGGVPVEELDYAAWRHVVDTNLNGAFLCAQAAYRQMKEQDPRGGRIINNGSISAHTPRPHSVAYTATKHALTGLTKSLSLDGRPYGIAVGQIDIGNAATDMTERMANGVLQANGQLVPEPVMDVTDVARTVRHMAELPLEANVQFATVMATTMPYIGRG; translated from the coding sequence ATGAAGGTCAAAGGAACCAAGATCGCGATCGTGACGGGTGCGGGCTCCGGCATCGGCCGTGCCGTGGCCGTGGAGTTGCTGCGCGCAGGCTGGTCGGTGGCGCTGGCGGGCCGCCGCGAGGAGAAGCTCGCCGAGAGCGCGGCCGAGGCCGGCGTCACGGCGGCCGCGGGCAGCGGCAGCGGCACCGGCACCGGCAGCGACGCCGGGGCCGGGGCCCCGGAGGCGCTGTGCGTCCGTACGGACGTCTCGCGGCCCGGCGATGTGGACGCGCTCCTCGCCGCCGTGCGCGACCGGTTCGGGCGGCTGGACCTGCTGTTCAACAACGCGGGCACGTTCGGTCCCGGCGGGGTGCCGGTGGAGGAACTGGACTACGCGGCCTGGCGGCACGTCGTGGACACCAACCTCAACGGGGCGTTCCTGTGCGCGCAGGCGGCGTACCGGCAGATGAAGGAGCAGGACCCGCGGGGCGGCCGGATCATCAACAACGGCTCCATCTCCGCGCACACGCCCCGCCCGCACTCCGTCGCCTACACCGCCACCAAGCACGCGCTGACCGGCCTCACCAAGTCGCTCTCACTGGATGGGCGACCGTACGGCATCGCGGTCGGCCAGATCGACATCGGCAACGCGGCGACAGACATGACGGAGCGCATGGCGAACGGAGTCCTGCAGGCCAATGGGCAGCTCGTGCCCGAGCCGGTGATGGATGTGACCGATGTGGCCCGGACCGTACGGCACATGGCGGAGCTGCCGCTGGAGGCGAATGTGCAGTTCGCGACGGTGATGGCGACGACGATGCCGTACATCGGTCGGGGCTGA
- a CDS encoding serine hydrolase domain-containing protein: MPSLEQAYDGGYDGGGSRQLSAPRLRTDTPERAGLDPEELRRLVRDVRTLTEGDRPRAPAAVVLAGRGPVIAVEEAAGWAVRYEAYDERADRGRELPPDARVAATPHTLFDLASLTKLFTAVAAVQQLERGTLGIDAKVAAYLPGFTGAAEHGLTVRHLLTHTSGLRPELPLYDCPSPAARLAMLRSEAPTAPPGTAYLYSDLNLLLLQHVLERLTGRTLDVLIRDGITHPLGMVATAFGPCPAAAATEDQRRPWAKADRGMVRGQVHDENAWSLGGVAGHAGLFSTARDLAIFCRTLLAGGSYGPARILGPDFTELMLTPPGLGFALDQPWFMGELAGRGAAGHTGFTGTSLVLDQATDTFLVLLTNAVHPRRRDPINAARAAAGTRVARAVRGR, encoded by the coding sequence GTGCCGTCCTTGGAACAGGCGTACGACGGTGGGTACGACGGTGGAGGGAGCAGACAGCTGAGCGCGCCGAGACTGCGCACGGACACCCCGGAACGGGCCGGACTCGACCCCGAGGAACTGCGCCGTCTCGTACGAGACGTGCGCACGCTGACGGAAGGGGACCGCCCCCGGGCCCCCGCCGCCGTGGTCCTGGCCGGCCGCGGCCCCGTCATCGCCGTCGAGGAGGCGGCGGGCTGGGCGGTCCGCTACGAGGCCTACGACGAACGCGCCGACAGGGGACGGGAACTCCCGCCGGACGCCCGCGTGGCGGCGACCCCCCACACCCTGTTCGACCTCGCCTCCCTCACCAAGCTGTTCACCGCGGTGGCGGCGGTCCAGCAACTGGAACGCGGCACCCTCGGCATCGACGCGAAGGTGGCGGCGTACCTCCCCGGCTTCACGGGCGCCGCCGAACACGGCCTCACCGTCCGCCACCTCCTCACCCACACCTCCGGGTTACGCCCCGAACTCCCGCTGTACGACTGCCCGTCCCCGGCCGCCCGGCTGGCGATGCTCCGCTCGGAGGCCCCGACGGCGCCCCCCGGCACGGCTTACCTGTACTCCGATCTGAACCTCCTGCTCCTCCAGCACGTCCTGGAACGGCTGACCGGCCGGACCCTCGACGTCCTGATCCGTGACGGCATCACCCATCCGCTGGGCATGGTGGCGACGGCCTTCGGCCCCTGCCCGGCCGCCGCGGCGACGGAGGACCAGCGCCGCCCCTGGGCGAAGGCGGACCGGGGCATGGTCCGCGGCCAGGTCCACGACGAGAACGCGTGGTCCCTCGGCGGTGTGGCCGGCCACGCGGGACTCTTCTCCACCGCCCGGGACCTGGCGATCTTCTGCCGCACCCTGCTCGCGGGCGGCTCCTACGGCCCCGCCCGCATACTCGGCCCCGACTTCACCGAGCTGATGCTCACCCCGCCGGGCCTCGGCTTCGCCCTCGACCAGCCCTGGTTCATGGGCGAGTTGGCCGGCCGGGGCGCGGCCGGGCACACCGGTTTCACGGGCACGTCCCTCGTCCTCGACCAGGCGACGGACACCTTCCTCGTCCTCCTCACCAACGCGGTCCACCCCCGACGCCGCGACCCGATCAACGCGGCACGGGCGGCGGCGGGGACCCGGGTGGCGAGGGCGGTGCGGGGCAGGTGA
- a CDS encoding DoxX family membrane protein, which translates to MTSFDRRDLGLLLLRLGAGGVLAAHGTQKLFGWFGGHGIEGTGAFMESVGYAPGKASATAAGLAETGGGALLALGLATPAAGAAAAGAMGGATAIHAPNGFFNAEGGYEYAATLGLAAAGLAITGPGRISLDHAFRHVFDRGWMVPVALAGTAAVTTVVVGMRNQRVRKEKEGEQEALFEE; encoded by the coding sequence ATGACCTCATTCGACCGACGTGATCTGGGGCTGCTGCTGCTCCGGCTGGGCGCGGGCGGCGTACTCGCCGCGCACGGGACGCAGAAGCTGTTCGGCTGGTTCGGCGGGCACGGGATCGAGGGGACCGGCGCGTTCATGGAGTCCGTCGGGTACGCGCCCGGCAAAGCGAGCGCCACCGCCGCCGGGCTGGCCGAGACGGGCGGCGGCGCGCTGCTCGCTCTGGGCCTCGCGACACCCGCGGCCGGTGCCGCCGCGGCGGGCGCGATGGGCGGCGCGACCGCCATCCACGCGCCCAACGGGTTCTTCAACGCCGAGGGCGGCTACGAGTACGCCGCGACCCTGGGCCTGGCCGCCGCCGGCCTCGCGATCACCGGCCCCGGCAGGATCTCCCTCGACCACGCGTTCCGCCATGTCTTCGACCGGGGCTGGATGGTCCCGGTGGCACTCGCCGGTACGGCCGCGGTCACGACGGTGGTCGTCGGCATGCGCAACCAGCGGGTGCGCAAGGAGAAGGAGGGCGAGCAGGAGGCGCTGTTCGAGGAGTGA
- a CDS encoding nuclear transport factor 2 family protein, with protein MTIALAKLSDPAVRAFVAAVNAHDQNAFFALLTDDATMSDDGSDRDLTDWTDREIFSSHGHLEVKRESAGGRALVANYCNDTWGEMRTAWRFTVSEDGRISRFETGQA; from the coding sequence ATGACGATCGCACTCGCCAAACTCAGTGACCCGGCCGTCCGGGCCTTCGTCGCCGCGGTGAACGCCCACGACCAGAACGCGTTCTTCGCGCTCCTCACGGACGACGCGACCATGTCCGACGACGGCTCCGACCGCGACCTCACGGACTGGACGGACCGGGAGATCTTCTCCTCCCACGGCCACCTGGAGGTCAAGCGCGAGTCCGCCGGCGGACGGGCCCTGGTCGCCAACTACTGCAACGACACCTGGGGCGAGATGCGCACCGCGTGGCGCTTCACGGTCTCGGAGGACGGCAGGATCAGCCGCTTCGAGACGGGCCAGGCCTGA
- a CDS encoding multidrug effflux MFS transporter, producing MPEGDIPGSATAAESNTTAGEYAKPGTAAAEPRPPRRPKRQPSTPRSSTPPSSIPQSSKPQSSKTNPTALRRTGLLVTLILGGLTAIPPLAMDMYLPALPEVTNSLHTPATTVQLTLTACLAGMALGQLLIGPMSDRFGRRRPLLLGLAVYIVATALCALAPTIETLIAVRVVQGLAGSAGIVIARAVVRDLYDGDAMARFFSTLMLVSGVAPVIAPLIGGQILRATDWRGVFAVLTVIGIALLAVVWVKLPETLTPAERHSGGIGETLGAMRGLLTDRIFMGYTLAGGFAFAALFAYISASPFVIQEIYGASPQTFSLLFGVNSIGLVIVGQINGKILVGRVSLDKVFAAGLTVVALSATALLLMSLGVFGEVGLTPVAAALFVLMSAMGVTLPNTQALALMRVRHAAGSASALLGTSSFLIGAIASPLVGVAGEDTAVPMAVVQLAATLVAAACFMALCRPWNRRTTVGTTVEGADS from the coding sequence ATGCCCGAGGGGGACATACCGGGCTCGGCGACGGCAGCCGAGTCGAACACGACGGCGGGGGAGTACGCGAAGCCGGGCACGGCGGCGGCGGAACCGCGACCGCCACGACGGCCGAAGCGACAGCCGTCAACCCCACGGTCGTCAACCCCGCCGTCGTCCATCCCACAGTCCTCGAAGCCGCAGTCCTCGAAGACGAACCCCACCGCCCTCCGCCGTACCGGTCTCCTCGTCACCCTCATCCTGGGTGGCCTCACCGCCATCCCGCCCCTCGCGATGGACATGTACCTCCCGGCCCTGCCGGAGGTCACCAACTCCCTCCACACCCCGGCCACCACGGTCCAGCTCACCCTCACGGCCTGTCTCGCGGGCATGGCGCTCGGCCAGCTCCTGATCGGTCCGATGAGCGACCGTTTCGGTCGCCGCCGTCCGCTGCTCCTCGGTCTCGCCGTCTACATCGTCGCCACCGCGCTCTGCGCCCTCGCCCCCACCATCGAGACCCTCATCGCCGTCCGCGTGGTGCAGGGCCTCGCCGGCTCCGCCGGGATCGTGATCGCCCGAGCGGTGGTCCGCGACCTGTACGACGGCGACGCGATGGCCCGCTTCTTCTCGACCCTGATGCTGGTCTCCGGGGTGGCCCCGGTCATCGCGCCGCTGATCGGCGGCCAGATCCTCCGCGCCACGGACTGGCGGGGCGTCTTCGCCGTCCTCACGGTCATCGGCATCGCGCTCCTCGCGGTCGTCTGGGTGAAACTTCCCGAGACGCTCACCCCCGCCGAACGCCACAGCGGCGGCATCGGCGAGACCCTGGGCGCCATGCGCGGCCTGCTCACCGACCGGATCTTCATGGGCTACACGCTCGCCGGCGGCTTCGCCTTCGCCGCCCTCTTCGCGTACATCAGCGCCTCCCCGTTCGTGATCCAGGAGATCTACGGCGCCTCCCCGCAGACGTTCAGCCTGCTCTTCGGCGTCAACTCCATCGGCCTCGTCATCGTCGGCCAGATCAACGGCAAGATCCTGGTCGGCCGGGTGAGCCTGGACAAGGTGTTTGCGGCGGGCCTCACCGTCGTCGCCCTGTCCGCCACCGCGCTGCTGCTGATGTCCCTGGGCGTCTTCGGCGAGGTCGGCCTGACGCCGGTGGCGGCGGCCCTCTTCGTCCTGATGTCCGCGATGGGCGTCACCCTCCCCAACACCCAGGCACTCGCCCTGATGCGGGTGCGCCACGCGGCGGGTTCCGCGTCGGCCCTGCTGGGTACCTCGTCGTTCCTGATCGGCGCGATAGCGTCCCCCCTGGTCGGCGTCGCGGGCGAGGACACCGCCGTGCCCATGGCCGTCGTCCAACTGGCCGCGACACTGGTGGCCGCGGCCTGCTTCATGGCACTGTGCCGTCCTTGGAACAGGCGTACGACGGTGGGTACGACGGTGGAGGGAGCAGACAGCTGA
- a CDS encoding ABC transporter permease, which produces MFGIYLKRELSRRKKAALVIAMGLALGIALVITVTSVSAGMRQAQDKVLQSLYGLGTDMTVTKAREAPSGDDEEQGGPRFEFDATADGDDGEEQSSDRVMTQGGQTLKSALVAEVAKQDGVAEAVGALSLNVTKVDGSFTQGEARTDDTSSAQQGQGGPGGGTGQGGGTSQPRVEGGGASFGVNSYSVAGIDVTDQDLGPLATSKITKGKTFTASQTDAKVAVLSKSYAKENEYTVGESVKISGTKYKAIGIATPDTSESTTDVYLPLKQAQTLGDAKNTVTTIYVKATDSQQIDAVKATIQKNISGTTVTTSADLAETVSGSLTTASNLATSVGKWLSIAVLAAAFLVAALLTSSAVSRRVREFGTLKALGWPSRKVTRQVVGESIVNGLLGGALGIGLGLAAAYTVTAISPTLKAELGNTGGMGGGMGGGPGGGGAPGQQTSNALEIALSAPVSVSTIALAAGLAIAGGLIAGAMGGWRASRMRPADALRSVS; this is translated from the coding sequence ATGTTTGGCATCTATCTCAAGCGCGAGCTGAGCCGGCGCAAGAAAGCGGCTCTGGTCATCGCCATGGGTCTGGCGCTCGGAATCGCGCTGGTCATCACCGTCACCTCGGTTTCGGCGGGGATGCGGCAGGCGCAGGACAAGGTCCTGCAGTCGCTCTACGGCCTGGGCACCGACATGACGGTCACCAAGGCCAGAGAGGCACCGTCCGGGGACGACGAGGAGCAGGGCGGGCCGAGATTCGAGTTCGACGCCACCGCCGACGGCGACGACGGTGAGGAGCAGAGTTCCGACCGGGTCATGACCCAGGGCGGGCAGACCCTGAAGTCCGCGCTCGTCGCCGAGGTGGCCAAACAGGACGGCGTCGCGGAGGCCGTGGGCGCGCTCAGCCTGAACGTCACCAAGGTCGACGGTTCCTTCACCCAGGGCGAGGCACGGACCGACGACACCTCCTCCGCACAGCAGGGCCAGGGCGGCCCCGGTGGCGGCACCGGCCAGGGGGGCGGCACCAGCCAGCCCCGCGTCGAGGGCGGCGGCGCCTCGTTCGGCGTCAACAGCTACTCCGTCGCCGGTATCGACGTCACCGACCAGGACCTCGGCCCGCTCGCCACCTCGAAGATCACCAAGGGCAAGACGTTCACGGCCTCGCAGACCGACGCGAAGGTCGCGGTGCTCAGCAAGTCGTACGCCAAGGAGAACGAGTACACGGTCGGCGAGAGCGTCAAGATCTCCGGCACCAAGTACAAGGCCATCGGTATCGCGACGCCCGACACCAGCGAGTCGACCACCGACGTCTATCTGCCGCTGAAGCAGGCGCAGACGCTCGGCGACGCGAAGAACACCGTCACCACGATCTACGTCAAGGCGACCGACTCGCAGCAGATCGACGCCGTCAAGGCGACCATCCAGAAGAACATCTCGGGCACCACGGTCACCACCTCCGCCGACCTCGCCGAGACCGTCTCCGGCTCGCTGACCACCGCCTCCAACCTCGCTACCAGCGTCGGCAAGTGGCTCTCCATCGCCGTGCTCGCCGCCGCGTTCCTGGTGGCCGCGCTGCTCACCTCCTCGGCCGTCTCCCGCCGGGTGCGCGAGTTCGGCACCCTGAAGGCGCTCGGCTGGCCGAGCCGCAAGGTCACCCGGCAGGTCGTCGGCGAGTCGATCGTCAACGGTCTGCTCGGCGGTGCCCTCGGGATCGGCCTCGGCCTCGCCGCCGCGTACACGGTGACCGCGATCAGCCCGACCCTCAAGGCGGAGCTGGGCAACACCGGCGGCATGGGCGGCGGGATGGGCGGCGGCCCCGGCGGGGGCGGTGCTCCCGGTCAGCAGACCTCCAACGCCCTGGAGATCGCGCTGTCCGCGCCCGTCTCCGTGTCCACCATCGCGCTCGCGGCGGGTCTCGCCATCGCCGGCGGTCTGATCGCCGGGGCCATGGGCGGGTGGCGCGCCTCCCGGATGCGGCCCGCGGACGCGCTCCGCAGCGTGTCGTAG
- a CDS encoding Gfo/Idh/MocA family protein — protein sequence MSNDGRVRWGILATGGIAAAFTADLVDLPDAEVVAVASRSEASAKTFAERFGIPRAYGDWRALAEDTDVDVVYVATPHAAHRVAAGMCLEAGRNVLCEKAFTLNVREAEELVALAREHGRFLMEAMWMYCNPLVRRLAEMVRDGAIGEVRTVQADFGLAGPFPPSHRLRDPAQGGGALLDLGVYPVSFAQLLLGEPSDVTGRAVLSDEGVDLQTGALLSWESGAIASVHCSIVGGTGTSASVTGSEGRIDIPSGFFFPERFVLHRDGRDPQTFTADPAHGPRNSLRHEAAEVMRALRAGETESPLVPLDGTLAVMRTLDAIRDGIGVRYPGEERLNEGSFA from the coding sequence ATGTCGAACGACGGACGTGTGCGGTGGGGGATCCTGGCGACGGGAGGGATCGCCGCGGCCTTCACGGCCGACCTCGTCGACCTGCCGGACGCCGAGGTCGTGGCGGTGGCCTCACGGAGCGAGGCCTCGGCGAAGACCTTCGCGGAACGGTTCGGGATACCGAGGGCGTACGGCGACTGGCGCGCGCTCGCCGAGGACACGGACGTGGACGTGGTGTACGTCGCCACTCCGCACGCGGCACACCGGGTCGCCGCCGGGATGTGTCTGGAGGCGGGGCGGAACGTGCTGTGCGAGAAGGCGTTCACGCTGAACGTGCGGGAGGCGGAGGAACTGGTCGCGCTGGCGCGGGAGCACGGGCGGTTCCTGATGGAGGCCATGTGGATGTACTGCAATCCGCTGGTGCGGCGGCTGGCCGAGATGGTGCGGGACGGCGCGATCGGTGAAGTGCGGACCGTGCAGGCGGACTTCGGGCTCGCCGGGCCGTTCCCGCCCTCGCACCGGCTGCGGGATCCTGCGCAGGGCGGGGGCGCGCTGCTCGACCTCGGTGTGTACCCGGTGTCGTTCGCGCAACTGCTGCTCGGGGAGCCGTCGGATGTCACGGGGAGAGCGGTGCTCTCCGACGAGGGCGTCGATCTCCAGACCGGAGCACTGCTCTCGTGGGAGAGCGGTGCTATCGCTTCGGTGCACTGCTCCATCGTGGGTGGCACGGGCACGTCCGCCTCGGTGACCGGTTCCGAGGGCCGCATCGACATACCGTCCGGGTTCTTCTTCCCGGAGCGGTTCGTCCTGCACCGCGACGGCCGCGACCCGCAGACCTTCACCGCCGACCCGGCCCACGGCCCCCGCAACAGCCTCCGTCACGAGGCCGCCGAGGTCATGCGGGCCCTGCGCGCCGGCGAGACCGAGTCCCCCCTCGTCCCCCTCGACGGCACCCTCGCCGTGATGCGCACCCTGGACGCGATCCGGGACGGCATCGGGGTGCGCTATCCCGGCGAGGAGAGGCTGAACGAAGGTTCGTTCGCGTAG
- a CDS encoding aldo/keto reductase: protein MVMETNSHTGTGAGTGTNSHTDTHPQPYTRPLGRSGIEVSALGFGCWAIGGEWQASDGQPLGWGKVDDEESVRAVRRALDLGVTFFDTADAYGTGHSERVLGRALGKRRADVVVATKWGNVFDEATRTLTGQDDTPAHARRALTASLDRLGTDHVDLYQLHLSDADPERAAQLRETCEEFVREGLIRAYAWSTDDPDRAAVFAEGPHCAAVQHRLNILQDAPELLALCEKSNLASINRSPLAMGLLTGRHTQGRTLEAGDIRSTPPAWLPGFTAGTGADPEWLGRVEALREILTSGGRTLAQGALAWIWARSPRTVPIPGFRSVAQAEENAGALEKGPLTADQVAEIDRILGR, encoded by the coding sequence ATGGTCATGGAGACGAACTCGCACACAGGCACAGGCGCAGGCACAGGTACGAACTCCCACACGGACACTCACCCGCAGCCGTACACCAGGCCCCTCGGCCGCAGTGGCATCGAGGTCAGCGCCCTCGGTTTCGGCTGCTGGGCGATCGGCGGTGAGTGGCAGGCCTCCGACGGGCAGCCGCTGGGCTGGGGGAAGGTGGACGACGAGGAGTCCGTACGGGCGGTGCGCCGCGCCCTCGACCTCGGCGTCACCTTCTTCGACACGGCCGACGCCTACGGCACCGGGCACAGTGAGCGAGTGCTCGGCCGCGCTCTCGGCAAGCGCCGCGCGGACGTCGTCGTGGCCACCAAGTGGGGCAACGTCTTCGACGAGGCCACCCGCACCCTCACCGGCCAGGACGACACCCCGGCCCACGCCCGCCGCGCCCTCACCGCCTCCCTCGACCGCCTCGGCACCGACCACGTCGACCTGTACCAGCTGCACCTCTCCGACGCCGACCCGGAGCGCGCGGCCCAACTCCGCGAGACCTGCGAGGAGTTCGTCCGGGAGGGCCTGATCCGGGCGTACGCGTGGAGCACCGACGACCCGGACCGCGCCGCCGTGTTCGCCGAGGGACCGCACTGCGCGGCCGTGCAGCACCGGCTGAACATCCTGCAGGACGCGCCCGAACTCCTGGCGCTGTGCGAGAAGTCGAACCTCGCGAGCATCAACCGCAGCCCCCTCGCCATGGGCCTGCTCACCGGCAGGCACACCCAGGGGCGCACTCTGGAGGCCGGCGACATCCGCAGCACTCCGCCGGCCTGGCTGCCGGGCTTCACCGCCGGCACCGGCGCCGACCCGGAGTGGCTCGGCCGGGTGGAGGCGCTGCGCGAGATCCTCACCAGCGGGGGCCGTACGCTCGCGCAGGGCGCCCTCGCCTGGATCTGGGCCCGCAGCCCGCGGACCGTGCCCATCCCCGGCTTCCGCTCGGTCGCCCAGGCCGAGGAGAACGCGGGCGCCCTCGAGAAGGGGCCGCTCACCGCGGACCAGGTGGCCGAGATCGACCGGATCCTGGGGCGGTGA
- a CDS encoding ABC transporter ATP-binding protein — MYKLTGVTKRYKRGKETIEALRGIDLVIEDGDQLVIQGPTGGGKSTLLQMIGALDRPSEGSVELDGVDLASISEAKLTRVRAEKIGIIFQAFNLIPTLTAQENVETALVPLGVKARERRERAAEALRSVGLGERLTHAPSELSGGQQQRVAIARALVKRPKVLLADEPTGNLDEGTRDEIMALLEGLWREQGLTFILVTHDSSIARRAPRLATIKAGQLTVTEQEQEQGQDQAQEQYAG; from the coding sequence ATGTACAAGCTCACCGGCGTCACCAAGCGCTACAAGCGTGGCAAGGAGACGATCGAGGCGCTGCGCGGCATCGACCTCGTCATCGAGGACGGCGACCAGCTCGTCATCCAGGGCCCCACGGGGGGCGGCAAGTCCACCCTCCTGCAGATGATCGGCGCCCTCGACCGCCCCTCCGAGGGCAGTGTCGAGCTGGACGGTGTGGACCTCGCCTCCATCAGCGAGGCCAAGCTGACCCGGGTGCGCGCCGAGAAGATCGGCATCATCTTCCAGGCGTTCAACCTCATCCCGACGCTGACCGCGCAGGAGAACGTCGAGACCGCGCTCGTCCCGCTCGGCGTGAAGGCGAGGGAGCGGCGCGAGCGTGCCGCCGAGGCGCTGCGCTCGGTGGGCCTCGGCGAGCGCCTCACCCACGCCCCGTCCGAGCTGTCCGGCGGTCAGCAGCAGCGCGTCGCCATCGCCCGCGCGCTGGTCAAACGGCCGAAGGTGCTTCTCGCCGACGAGCCCACCGGCAACCTCGACGAGGGCACCCGCGACGAGATCATGGCCCTGCTGGAGGGGCTGTGGCGTGAGCAGGGCCTCACCTTCATCCTGGTCACACACGACTCGTCGATCGCCCGGCGGGCGCCCCGGCTCGCCACGATCAAGGCGGGACAGCTGACGGTCACGGAGCAGGAGCAGGAGCAAGGGCAGGACCAAGCGCAGGAGCAGTACGCCGGCTGA
- a CDS encoding MazG-like family protein, which yields MSDQHAEAPAPGPPGDLWQSVSRLHAWLEADQPHGGQEGLLLRMLKLQEEVGEVAQAVIGATGQNPRKGTTHTWDDVQSELCDVVITALVALRTLTPDARAVFTAHLAGVTERSLGSRRG from the coding sequence ATGAGTGATCAGCACGCCGAAGCCCCCGCCCCCGGCCCCCCCGGCGACCTCTGGCAGTCCGTCTCCCGCCTCCACGCCTGGCTGGAGGCCGACCAACCCCACGGCGGCCAGGAGGGCCTGCTGCTGCGGATGTTGAAGCTCCAGGAGGAGGTCGGCGAGGTCGCGCAGGCGGTCATCGGCGCGACCGGCCAGAACCCGCGCAAGGGCACCACCCACACGTGGGACGACGTCCAGTCGGAACTGTGCGACGTGGTCATCACGGCCCTGGTCGCCCTGCGCACCCTCACCCCGGACGCCCGCGCGGTCTTCACGGCCCACCTGGCCGGGGTCACCGAACGCTCGCTGGGCTCCCGCCGTGGCTGA